Proteins found in one Mycobacteriales bacterium genomic segment:
- a CDS encoding enoyl-CoA hydratase-related protein has product MSDTVLVDVSEGVATITLNRPEAMNACSLELKSALIGALGDVHDNPAARAVVLTGRGRAFCVGQDLREHAELLEAGDPAPLATVREHYNPIARSIVDMPKPVIAAVNGMAAGAGASFAFAADFRVAAESAGFLLAFANVGLSLDSGASWLLPRLVGYARATALALLADPVPAEQALQMGLVNAVVADDRVLVAAQELATRLAAGPTAAYAAIKESLAYAATATFEEALEKEAEMQARTGATEDHRAATAAFLAKERPRFTGR; this is encoded by the coding sequence GTGTCGGACACCGTGCTCGTCGACGTCAGCGAGGGCGTCGCCACGATCACCCTCAACCGTCCTGAGGCGATGAACGCCTGCTCATTGGAGCTCAAGTCGGCCCTGATCGGCGCGCTCGGCGACGTCCACGACAACCCGGCGGCGCGTGCGGTGGTGCTCACCGGCCGGGGACGCGCCTTCTGCGTCGGGCAGGATCTGCGGGAGCACGCCGAACTGCTCGAGGCGGGCGACCCGGCCCCCCTCGCCACCGTGCGCGAGCACTACAACCCGATCGCGCGGTCGATCGTCGACATGCCGAAACCGGTGATCGCGGCGGTGAACGGAATGGCGGCGGGCGCCGGTGCCTCGTTCGCCTTCGCCGCCGACTTCCGGGTCGCCGCGGAAAGCGCCGGCTTCCTGCTCGCGTTCGCCAACGTCGGCCTCTCGCTCGACAGCGGTGCCTCCTGGCTGCTGCCCCGACTGGTCGGCTACGCCCGGGCGACGGCGCTCGCGCTGCTCGCCGACCCGGTGCCCGCCGAACAGGCGCTGCAGATGGGCCTGGTCAACGCGGTCGTCGCCGACGACCGGGTGCTGGTCGCCGCACAGGAACTGGCGACCCGACTGGCGGCCGGCCCAACGGCGGCCTACGCCGCGATCAAGGAATCACTCGCCTACGCCGCGACGGCGACCTTCGAGGAGGCGCTGGAGAAGGAGGCCGAGATGCAGGCCCGGACCGGGGCGACCGAGGACCACCGGGCGGCGACCGCCGCCTTCCTCGCCAAGGAACGCCCCCGGTTCACCGGACGATGA
- a CDS encoding DUF3117 domain-containing protein: MAAMKPRTGDGPLEVTKEGRGIVMRVPLEGGGRLVVEMSADEASALGDALKATAG; encoded by the coding sequence ATGGCGGCCATGAAGCCGCGGACAGGCGACGGTCCGCTCGAGGTCACCAAGGAGGGACGCGGCATCGTCATGCGCGTCCCGCTGGAGGGCGGCGGGCGGCTCGTCGTGGAAATGTCGGCCGATGAAGCCTCCGCCCTGGGCGACGCGCTGAAGGCCACCGCCGGCTGA
- the glgA gene encoding glycogen synthase — protein sequence MRVALLSREFPPEVYGGAGVHVEYLVRELRPLVDLDVHCFGAPREDSVGASAHQAPPSLAGTNPALATLGVDLDMVAAIDDSTLVHSHTWYAGLAGHLAGLLYDVPHVVTAHSLEPARPWKAEQLGGGYRVSSWAERTAFEAADAVIAVSDGMRRDVLATYPRVDPARVHVVRNGIDTQTYRRVDDTDALVRHGVDPHRPYVIFVGRITRQKGLAHLVRAAAAFDKDTQVVLCAGAPDTVELAEEIRAGVAELQATRDGVVWITEMLDRSDVVQLLSHATIFCCPSVYEPLGIVNLEAMACEVPVVASRVGGIPEVVDDGITGLLVEMGEAGGTTFEGGLAGAVNTLLRDPDRARSMGLAGRARAVDEFGWPTIARQTVAVYGTALG from the coding sequence ATGCGTGTAGCACTGCTCAGCCGCGAGTTTCCCCCCGAGGTCTACGGCGGGGCCGGGGTCCACGTCGAATATCTGGTGCGCGAATTACGGCCGCTCGTCGACCTCGACGTGCACTGCTTCGGCGCACCACGCGAGGATTCGGTCGGCGCCAGCGCCCACCAGGCACCGCCGTCGCTGGCCGGAACCAATCCGGCGCTGGCGACGCTCGGCGTCGACCTCGACATGGTGGCCGCCATCGACGACAGCACCCTCGTGCACTCCCACACCTGGTACGCCGGCCTCGCCGGACACCTCGCCGGGCTGCTCTACGACGTACCGCATGTCGTGACCGCGCATTCGCTGGAGCCGGCCCGGCCCTGGAAGGCCGAACAGCTCGGCGGCGGATACCGGGTGTCGTCCTGGGCGGAGCGGACGGCGTTCGAAGCCGCGGACGCGGTCATCGCCGTCAGCGACGGGATGCGCCGCGACGTCCTGGCCACCTATCCCCGGGTCGACCCGGCCCGCGTGCACGTGGTGCGCAACGGGATCGACACCCAGACCTACCGTCGCGTCGACGACACCGACGCGCTGGTCCGCCACGGCGTCGATCCGCACCGGCCCTACGTCATCTTCGTCGGCCGGATCACCCGCCAGAAAGGGCTTGCGCACCTGGTCCGCGCTGCGGCGGCCTTCGACAAGGACACCCAGGTGGTGCTCTGTGCCGGCGCGCCGGACACCGTGGAGCTGGCCGAGGAGATCCGCGCCGGCGTCGCGGAGCTGCAGGCCACGCGTGACGGCGTCGTCTGGATCACCGAGATGCTCGACCGGAGCGACGTCGTACAACTGCTGTCGCACGCCACCATCTTCTGCTGCCCGTCGGTCTACGAGCCGCTCGGCATCGTCAACCTCGAGGCGATGGCCTGTGAGGTCCCCGTGGTCGCCAGCCGGGTCGGCGGGATCCCCGAGGTGGTCGACGACGGGATCACCGGCCTCCTCGTGGAGATGGGCGAGGCAGGCGGGACGACCTTCGAGGGCGGTCTGGCCGGTGCGGTCAACACGCTCCTGCGCGATCCGGACCGCGCCCGGTCGATGGGGCTCGCGGGCCGGGCTCGTGCCGTCGACGAATTCGGCTGGCCGACCATCGCCCGCCAGACTGTGGCCGTCTATGGAACCGCCCTCGGATAA
- the glgC gene encoding glucose-1-phosphate adenylyltransferase, whose protein sequence is MRTQPRVLGIVLAGGEGKRLWPMTADRAKPAVPFGGSYRLIDFVLSNLVNAGYLRLCVLTQYKSHSLDRHITTTWRMSTELGNYITPVPAQQRLGPRWFTGSADAIYQSLNLVYDDQPDHIVVFGADHVYRMDPSQMVEQHIESGAGLTVAGIRVPRSEASAFGVIDADDKGKIRQFLEKPADPPGLPDSPDETFASMGNYVFETGTLLEALKADAADDSSVHDMGGSIAPMLVERGSANVYDFANNDVPGATDRDRGYWRDVGTLDTFYDAHMDLVAVHPIFNLYNQDWPIFTTHLEQPPAKFVEGGMAQESIVSNGVIVANATVRQSILSPGVRVLAGAYVEGCVVMNNVTIGRGAVVRRAILDKNVVIPDGAHIGVDCEMDRQRYQVSPAGIVVLGKGQKALP, encoded by the coding sequence ATGCGGACGCAACCTCGGGTGCTCGGCATCGTCCTGGCGGGTGGTGAGGGCAAGCGCCTCTGGCCGATGACGGCCGACCGCGCGAAGCCGGCCGTCCCGTTCGGCGGCAGCTACCGGCTGATCGACTTCGTGCTGTCGAATCTGGTCAATGCCGGATACCTGCGGTTATGTGTGCTCACCCAATACAAGTCGCATTCGCTCGACCGGCACATCACCACGACCTGGCGGATGTCCACCGAGCTCGGCAACTACATCACCCCGGTGCCGGCGCAGCAGCGGTTGGGCCCGCGCTGGTTCACCGGCAGCGCCGACGCGATTTATCAGAGCCTCAACCTCGTCTACGACGACCAGCCCGACCACATCGTGGTCTTCGGTGCCGACCACGTGTACCGGATGGACCCGAGTCAGATGGTCGAGCAGCACATCGAATCCGGCGCCGGGTTGACGGTCGCCGGGATCCGCGTGCCGCGGTCGGAGGCGTCGGCGTTCGGGGTCATCGACGCCGACGACAAGGGCAAGATCCGCCAGTTCCTGGAGAAGCCCGCCGACCCGCCCGGGCTGCCGGACAGCCCGGACGAGACGTTCGCGTCGATGGGCAACTACGTCTTCGAGACCGGGACGCTGCTCGAGGCCCTCAAGGCCGACGCCGCCGACGACAGCTCCGTGCACGACATGGGCGGCAGCATCGCCCCCATGCTGGTCGAGCGCGGGTCGGCCAACGTCTACGACTTCGCCAATAACGACGTGCCCGGGGCCACCGATCGCGATCGCGGTTACTGGCGCGACGTCGGGACGCTCGACACGTTCTACGACGCGCACATGGACCTGGTCGCCGTTCATCCCATCTTCAACCTCTACAACCAGGACTGGCCGATCTTCACCACCCACCTCGAGCAGCCGCCGGCGAAGTTCGTCGAGGGTGGGATGGCGCAGGAGTCGATCGTCAGCAACGGCGTGATCGTGGCCAACGCCACGGTGCGGCAGTCGATCCTCTCGCCGGGAGTCCGGGTGCTCGCCGGCGCCTACGTCGAGGGCTGCGTCGTCATGAACAACGTCACCATCGGGCGCGGTGCCGTCGTCCGGCGGGCGATCCTCGACAAGAACGTCGTCATCCCCGACGGCGCCCACATCGGTGTCGACTGTGAGATGGACCGGCAGCGCTACCAGGTCAGCCCCGCCGGGATCGTCGTACTCGGGAAGGGCCAGAAAGCGCTTCCGTAA
- a CDS encoding ABC transporter substrate-binding protein: MAAVVAVLVLAGCGTTVSSGSSSSGGSGSSGGTCKVGTGAPKPPPITPATVTVAKDSAAAGMVPASIRSKGTLTVAADASYPPNEFLSSGGKIVGMDVDLGNAIGKTLGMQTKFVNASFDGILAGLAAHKYDLGMSSFTDTKERQQTVNFVTYFTAGTSIMAKKCNPLHISGTTDLCGKKVGAENGTTQLESLQKNEPDSVVQKCKAAGKAAPVASGYPNQSDVNTALQAGRIQSYLADTPVVDYAVKANPQLFQKVGKTADEAPYGIAIPKDTGTMDKAVLAAVKKLMAGGQYLTILKAWGVQAGAISNPTINGATS; the protein is encoded by the coding sequence GTGGCAGCAGTCGTCGCGGTGCTGGTATTGGCCGGCTGCGGTACGACGGTGAGCTCGGGGTCGAGCAGCTCAGGCGGGTCGGGCAGCTCGGGCGGCACGTGCAAGGTCGGTACCGGCGCCCCGAAACCGCCGCCGATCACCCCGGCCACGGTCACCGTCGCCAAGGACAGCGCGGCCGCCGGCATGGTTCCGGCGTCCATCAGGTCCAAGGGGACCCTGACGGTCGCCGCCGACGCGTCCTACCCGCCGAATGAATTCCTCTCCTCCGGCGGCAAGATCGTCGGGATGGACGTCGATCTCGGTAACGCGATCGGCAAGACCCTGGGAATGCAGACGAAGTTCGTCAACGCCAGCTTCGACGGCATCCTCGCCGGCCTGGCGGCCCACAAGTACGACCTCGGTATGTCGTCGTTCACCGACACCAAAGAGCGGCAGCAGACCGTCAACTTCGTGACCTACTTCACCGCCGGTACGTCGATCATGGCCAAGAAGTGCAACCCACTGCACATCTCCGGCACGACCGACCTCTGCGGCAAGAAGGTCGGTGCGGAGAACGGCACCACCCAGCTGGAGTCGCTGCAGAAGAACGAGCCCGACTCGGTCGTGCAGAAGTGCAAGGCGGCGGGCAAGGCGGCACCAGTGGCGAGCGGATATCCCAACCAGTCCGACGTCAATACGGCCTTGCAGGCGGGGCGGATCCAGAGCTACCTGGCTGACACGCCCGTCGTCGACTACGCCGTGAAGGCCAACCCCCAGCTGTTCCAGAAGGTCGGCAAGACGGCCGACGAGGCGCCGTACGGCATCGCCATCCCCAAGGACACCGGGACGATGGACAAGGCGGTCCTCGCGGCCGTCAAGAAGCTGATGGCCGGCGGGCAGTACCTGACGATCCTGAAGGCATGGGGAGTGCAGGCCGGCGCGATCAGCAACCCGACGATCAACGGGGCGACCTCCTAG
- a CDS encoding amino acid ABC transporter permease, with protein MASKPESVAASGHSADNPADGRPELITAVPVRHPGRWVVAAVLAVLVAMLIHSLFTNPAWHWSIVWKYLTYTTVLHGILVTLELTVLAMLIGIILGIVLAVMRLSANPVVSSVAWTYVWFFRGTPVLVQIIFWSFAAALYQFPTLGIPFGPAFVTFDANKIIPLFVGALLGLGLNEAAYMSEIVRAGMLSVDHGQTEAAQALGMSKMGTLRRIVLPQAMRVIIPPTGNETISMLKTTSLVVVIAVTDLLKAVQDIYGSNYQQIPLLVVASLWYILMTSVLSVIQYYIERHYARGSSRELPPTPWQRLRRRFRTTAEAPS; from the coding sequence ATGGCCTCGAAGCCGGAGAGCGTCGCGGCTAGCGGTCACTCAGCAGACAACCCGGCCGACGGTCGGCCGGAGCTCATCACCGCCGTCCCGGTGCGCCACCCGGGACGGTGGGTGGTCGCCGCGGTCCTTGCGGTGCTCGTGGCGATGCTCATCCACTCGCTGTTCACCAACCCGGCCTGGCACTGGAGCATCGTCTGGAAGTACCTCACCTACACGACGGTCCTGCACGGGATCCTCGTGACCCTCGAGCTCACCGTGCTGGCGATGCTGATCGGCATCATCCTGGGCATCGTCCTCGCGGTGATGCGGCTGTCCGCGAACCCGGTCGTGTCGAGCGTCGCGTGGACCTACGTCTGGTTCTTCCGCGGCACGCCGGTGCTGGTGCAGATCATCTTCTGGTCGTTCGCCGCGGCGCTCTACCAGTTCCCGACGCTCGGGATCCCCTTCGGGCCGGCGTTCGTCACCTTCGACGCCAACAAGATCATCCCGCTCTTCGTGGGAGCGCTGCTCGGCCTGGGTCTGAACGAAGCGGCCTACATGTCCGAGATCGTGCGGGCCGGGATGCTCTCCGTCGACCACGGCCAGACCGAAGCGGCGCAGGCGCTGGGCATGTCGAAGATGGGCACCCTGCGGCGCATCGTCCTGCCGCAGGCCATGCGGGTCATCATCCCCCCGACCGGCAACGAGACGATCTCGATGCTCAAGACGACCTCACTGGTCGTCGTCATCGCGGTGACCGACCTGTTGAAGGCCGTGCAGGACATCTACGGCAGCAACTACCAGCAGATCCCGTTGCTCGTCGTCGCGAGCCTCTGGTACATCCTCATGACCTCGGTGCTGTCGGTCATCCAGTACTACATCGAGCGGCACTATGCCCGCGGGTCGAGCCGCGAGCTGCCGCCGACGCCGTGGCAGCGGCTGCGCCGCCGATTCCGTACGACCGCGGAGGCGCCGTCATGA
- a CDS encoding amino acid ABC transporter ATP-binding protein — protein sequence MVQAEQVCKNFGRLKVLKGITLRVSAGEVMCIIGPSGSGKSTFLRCINHLEQVDAGRLSVDGELVGYRQVGDKLHEMRDREVATKRAEIGMVFQRFNLFPHMTVMQNIVEAPIRVRREKHAEVVGRARNLLDMVGLRDKDDVYPNQLSGGQQQRVAIARALAMRPKLMLFDEPTSALDPELVGEVLDVMRRLANDGMTMIVVTHEMGFAREVGDSLVFMDDGIVVESGTPRAIIADPQHERTKSFLSKVL from the coding sequence ATGGTTCAGGCCGAGCAGGTGTGCAAGAACTTCGGCCGGCTCAAGGTGCTCAAGGGCATCACGCTGCGCGTCTCCGCGGGCGAGGTCATGTGCATCATCGGCCCGTCCGGCTCGGGCAAGTCGACGTTCCTGCGCTGCATCAACCACCTGGAACAGGTCGACGCCGGCCGGCTCTCCGTCGACGGTGAGCTGGTCGGCTACCGGCAGGTCGGGGACAAGCTGCACGAGATGCGGGATCGCGAGGTCGCGACCAAACGCGCCGAGATCGGCATGGTCTTCCAGCGGTTCAACCTGTTCCCGCACATGACCGTCATGCAGAACATCGTCGAGGCGCCGATCCGGGTGCGGCGGGAGAAGCATGCCGAGGTGGTGGGCCGGGCCCGCAACCTGCTGGACATGGTCGGGCTGCGGGACAAGGACGACGTCTATCCCAATCAGCTCTCCGGCGGCCAGCAGCAGCGGGTCGCGATCGCCCGTGCGTTGGCGATGCGGCCGAAACTGATGCTCTTCGACGAGCCGACGAGCGCGCTCGACCCGGAGCTGGTCGGTGAAGTGCTCGACGTGATGCGCCGGCTCGCCAACGACGGCATGACGATGATCGTCGTCACCCACGAGATGGGATTCGCCCGCGAAGTGGGCGATTCATTGGTGTTCATGGACGACGGCATCGTGGTCGAGTCAGGAACGCCGCGCGCGATCATCGCCGATCCACAGCACGAGCGGACCAAGTCGTTCCTGTCGAAGGTCCTGTAA
- a CDS encoding O-methyltransferase, translating into MPSTAGIQATRDYAEGYLAEDAPLLAARARAKELGCAPIGPGGGAALRFLARVIAARAVVEIGTGTGVSGLWLLRGMRDDGILTTVDTEAEHQRAARQTYTEGGIASSRTRLIHGAGLEVMPRLTDGAYDMVFLDAAKTEYGDYLAEALRLLRPGGLVALDNMLWHDKVADSSARDAETITIRDLGKEIRDRDDLVPALLPVGDGLLAAVYQP; encoded by the coding sequence ATGCCCAGCACGGCCGGCATCCAGGCGACCCGCGACTACGCCGAGGGTTACCTCGCCGAGGACGCGCCGCTGCTCGCGGCCCGGGCCCGGGCCAAGGAATTGGGCTGCGCCCCGATCGGTCCCGGAGGCGGCGCGGCGCTGCGTTTCCTCGCCCGCGTCATCGCCGCCCGCGCCGTGGTCGAGATCGGCACCGGCACCGGCGTGTCCGGTCTGTGGCTGCTGCGCGGCATGCGCGACGACGGGATCCTGACCACGGTCGACACCGAGGCCGAGCACCAGCGGGCGGCCCGTCAGACCTACACCGAGGGCGGCATCGCCTCGTCGCGCACCCGGCTGATCCACGGTGCCGGGCTGGAGGTCATGCCGCGGCTGACCGACGGTGCCTACGACATGGTCTTCCTCGACGCCGCCAAGACCGAGTACGGCGACTACCTCGCCGAGGCGCTGCGGCTGCTGAGGCCCGGCGGCCTGGTGGCGTTGGACAACATGCTGTGGCACGACAAGGTGGCCGACTCCTCGGCCCGCGACGCGGAGACCATCACGATCCGCGACCTGGGCAAGGAGATCCGCGACCGCGACGATCTGGTTCCGGCGCTGCTGCCGGTGGGCGACGGGTTGCTCGCCGCCGTCTACCAGCCCTGA
- the sigE gene encoding RNA polymerase sigma factor SigE codes for MEASFAVQRGGAVVADATASTGPTWVPPTWDEVVRAHSARVYRLAYRLAGNRQDAEDLTQETFVRVFRSLANYSPGTFEGWLHRITTNLFLDLVRRRQRIRFDALPEDNGRLPGREPSPEQAFTDTHLDPDVQAALDSLPLDFRVAVVLCDIEGLSYEEIAATLGIKLGTVRSRIHRGRLALRESLAHRAPARSRYGAGNIPEESFAEESFTEESFAEDSLTGVPTADEAS; via the coding sequence ATGGAGGCGTCGTTCGCCGTTCAGCGTGGAGGTGCCGTCGTGGCCGATGCGACCGCGTCGACCGGTCCCACCTGGGTGCCTCCTACCTGGGACGAGGTGGTCCGCGCGCACTCGGCGCGGGTCTATCGCCTCGCCTACCGCCTGGCGGGCAACCGCCAGGATGCCGAGGACCTCACCCAGGAGACCTTCGTCCGGGTGTTCCGATCCCTGGCCAACTACAGCCCGGGGACCTTCGAGGGCTGGTTGCACCGCATCACGACCAACCTTTTCCTCGACCTGGTGCGGCGCCGGCAGCGGATCCGCTTCGACGCGCTGCCCGAGGACAACGGCCGGCTGCCCGGCCGCGAGCCCAGCCCCGAGCAGGCGTTCACCGACACCCACCTCGATCCCGACGTGCAGGCGGCACTGGACTCGCTGCCCCTCGACTTCCGGGTCGCCGTCGTGCTGTGCGACATCGAGGGCCTGTCCTACGAGGAGATCGCCGCCACCCTCGGCATCAAGCTCGGTACCGTCCGCAGCCGGATCCATCGTGGTCGGCTGGCCCTGCGTGAGTCGCTCGCCCACCGCGCACCGGCCCGCAGCCGCTACGGCGCCGGTAATATCCCAGAGGAATCCTTCGCAGAAGAATCCTTCACAGAGGAATCCTTCGCAGAGGATTCCCTGACCGGCGTACCCACGGCGGACGAAGCCTCATGA
- a CDS encoding anti-sigma factor produces MTIPDLHLAAEAVAAYVDGELATVPEHRAEAHLAVCAECRRSVVLQRHAKRVLLAAGEPAPSSDLLAKLRGIPLTADIGTPDIVLAVEGSNLVWGTGDAARRAGDDAGRAHRAWSLPHPHRGPRTQRLSRGLVGAAAGIAVGMLASFSPAPASAGAGPAGGSSVVAPGGSSSVSEVDTTRIGSMPNRPLRMPTAPDVMSASFVGQR; encoded by the coding sequence ATGACGATCCCCGACCTGCACCTCGCCGCGGAAGCGGTGGCTGCATACGTCGACGGTGAGCTGGCGACGGTGCCCGAGCACCGCGCCGAGGCACACCTCGCGGTCTGCGCCGAGTGCCGTCGGTCGGTCGTCCTCCAGCGTCACGCGAAGCGCGTCCTGCTCGCCGCCGGGGAGCCCGCCCCGTCCTCCGACCTGTTGGCGAAGCTGCGCGGCATACCGCTCACGGCCGACATCGGTACGCCGGACATCGTGCTCGCCGTCGAGGGCAGCAACCTGGTCTGGGGCACCGGCGACGCCGCCCGCCGTGCTGGCGATGACGCCGGACGGGCGCACCGGGCCTGGTCCCTCCCGCACCCCCACCGCGGCCCGCGCACGCAGCGGCTGAGCCGCGGCCTGGTCGGCGCGGCCGCCGGGATCGCGGTCGGCATGCTCGCCTCCTTCTCACCCGCCCCGGCGTCGGCAGGAGCCGGCCCCGCAGGCGGCTCCTCCGTCGTCGCGCCCGGCGGATCGTCGAGCGTCAGCGAGGTGGACACCACCCGGATCGGGAGCATGCCCAACCGGCCGCTGCGGATGCCCACGGCGCCCGACGTGATGTCGGCATCCTTCGTCGGCCAGCGGTAG
- a CDS encoding trypsin-like peptidase domain-containing protein, producing the protein MSQHRAGGDGDDPFRRPNGVDAPFAAPNRPAPAPAARAVPPSVPTPETEQAFGRPDAGTGAFDRPPGPADAGRGESPWWVPGADRDPWRDPASAPYLGAPVVFEDPPPPPADDIPAAGPGVRRRWRPRRPSVGGAALVVIIALLLAGVGGATGFVLADHYGTSSLLDPGAKLATVGPSIQRRPGSVADIARRVLPSVVSIQVRTADEEGTGSGVVIDAKGYILTNNHVVSLAATSAGTIRVIYNDQSSSSARIVGRDPKTDLAVIKVDKPGLVVARLGDSSKIVVGDPVIAIGSPLGLAGTVTSGIVSALDRPVRLSGEGSDTNAVIDAIQTDAAINPGNSGGALVDATGATVGINSAIASLGSQGQSGSIGVGFAIPINAARRIALQLIHSGHVVHATLGLNARSVTDLGRRGGDGAQVEVVDRGGAAQKAGIREGDVITAIDGKPVSSSEELIVLVGSHRVGDTVTLTIDRGGSPKTVRATLQRD; encoded by the coding sequence ATGAGCCAGCACCGTGCCGGGGGCGACGGCGACGACCCGTTCCGGCGTCCAAACGGCGTCGATGCGCCCTTCGCTGCGCCGAACCGGCCCGCGCCGGCGCCGGCCGCGCGAGCCGTGCCGCCGTCGGTGCCCACGCCGGAGACCGAGCAGGCGTTCGGCCGTCCCGACGCCGGCACCGGCGCCTTCGACCGCCCGCCCGGCCCGGCCGACGCCGGCCGCGGCGAGTCACCCTGGTGGGTGCCCGGCGCCGACCGCGACCCGTGGCGTGACCCCGCCTCGGCGCCGTACCTGGGTGCGCCGGTCGTCTTCGAGGACCCGCCACCGCCGCCCGCCGACGACATTCCGGCCGCCGGGCCCGGGGTACGCCGACGCTGGCGTCCCCGCCGGCCGTCCGTCGGCGGCGCCGCCCTCGTCGTGATCATCGCCCTGCTGCTCGCCGGTGTCGGGGGCGCGACCGGATTCGTGCTCGCCGACCACTACGGAACCTCTTCCCTGCTCGACCCCGGCGCCAAGCTCGCCACCGTCGGTCCGTCGATCCAGCGGCGGCCCGGGTCGGTCGCCGACATCGCCCGGCGGGTGCTGCCGTCGGTGGTCTCGATCCAGGTGCGCACCGCCGACGAGGAGGGCACCGGGTCCGGCGTCGTCATCGACGCCAAGGGATACATCCTCACCAACAACCATGTCGTCTCGCTGGCGGCCACGTCCGCCGGGACCATCAGGGTGATCTACAACGACCAGTCCTCGTCCTCGGCGCGGATCGTCGGGCGGGACCCGAAGACCGACCTCGCCGTCATCAAGGTCGACAAGCCCGGCCTGGTGGTGGCCCGGCTCGGCGATTCGTCGAAGATCGTGGTCGGCGACCCGGTCATCGCGATCGGTTCGCCGCTCGGCCTGGCCGGCACGGTGACCTCCGGCATCGTGAGTGCCCTCGACCGGCCGGTGCGCCTGTCCGGCGAGGGCAGCGACACCAATGCCGTCATCGACGCCATCCAGACCGACGCCGCGATCAACCCCGGAAACTCCGGCGGCGCGCTGGTCGACGCCACCGGCGCGACGGTCGGCATCAACTCGGCCATCGCGTCACTCGGCTCCCAGGGACAGAGCGGCAGCATCGGTGTCGGCTTCGCCATCCCGATCAACGCGGCGCGGCGTATCGCCCTGCAATTGATCCACAGCGGACATGTCGTGCACGCCACACTCGGGTTGAATGCCCGTTCGGTGACCGATCTCGGCCGCCGGGGCGGGGACGGTGCCCAGGTCGAGGTGGTCGACCGCGGGGGAGCCGCCCAGAAGGCCGGCATCCGGGAAGGCGACGTCATCACCGCGATCGACGGCAAGCCGGTGTCGAGCTCCGAGGAGCTGATCGTGCTCGTCGGATCCCACCGGGTGGGTGACACGGTCACGCTCACGATCGACCGTGGCGGATCGCCCAAGACCGTCCGGGCCACGCTCCAACGAGATTGA
- a CDS encoding sec-independent translocase: MFSSLGWGEIMVLAVVALIVFGPDRLPGVTRDAAKMLKQVRTMAQGARTQLKSELGPEFADVDLDSLNPRTFVRKHLFEDLDDPFSDEATSRPAQPQKPLSEGEAAPYDPDAT, encoded by the coding sequence GTGTTCAGCTCATTGGGCTGGGGCGAGATCATGGTGCTCGCGGTGGTCGCGCTCATCGTCTTCGGTCCCGACCGACTCCCGGGTGTCACCCGCGACGCGGCGAAGATGCTCAAGCAGGTCCGGACCATGGCGCAGGGCGCCCGTACCCAGCTCAAGTCCGAGCTCGGTCCGGAATTCGCCGACGTCGACCTCGACTCGCTCAACCCGCGGACGTTCGTCCGCAAGCACCTGTTCGAGGACCTCGACGACCCGTTCAGTGACGAGGCCACCAGCCGCCCGGCCCAGCCACAGAAGCCGCTCTCCGAGGGCGAGGCCGCGCCGTACGACCCGGACGCCACCTGA